One Nitrospirota bacterium genomic window, CAGATGGTCCAGGCTCTGGGAACCGGCAAGGATCACGATGTCCGCGTCAAGCAGATCCAGTACGTGATCGACGAAGTGGAAGAGAACGAACAAGGGGCCTTCGTGCCCCTCTATCAACAGCCGGTGATCGAGTCGTCGCTCTACGGCATCGTCGCCTTGCTGCAATATTTGTATATGAAATAACTGGATGCTTATGCGCGAAGAACAGATCGGCGGGTTGCGGACACGTATCACGGGTGGCACAGATGGCAAGGGCGGAGGGCGCGGTCCGCTCGTCCTGCTCCTGCATGGCTTCGGCGCGCCGGGGGACGATCTCGTCTCGCTGGCCGACGTCTTGAACGTGCCGACGGGCACGAGGTTCGTCTTTCCCGAAGGCCCACTCTCGTTGAGTTTCGGACCGAGCGATGCGCGGGCCTGGTGGCTCATCGACATGGCACGCATTGCGCAGGATCGCGCAGCGGGACGGGTGCGCGACCTCTCGCAAGACATTCCCAAAGGCTTGGCTCCAGCGCGCGAGACGATGTTGACCTTCCTGAAAGAAATCGAACAGAAATTCGGCGCGGAGCCGGGCAAGACCATCCTGGGGGGATTTTCCCAGGGCGCCATGTTGGCCTGCGATCTGATGCTCAGAACGACGCAGCCCTATGCCGGGTTGATCCAAATGTCCGGCACGCTCCTCGCCGCACAGGAATGGGGTCCGTTACTTCACAAGCGCAAGGGCCTGCCGGTTTTTCAAAGCCATGGGATGCAGGATGAGATCCTGCCCTACGTGGGGGCAGAAAAGCTGCGAGACGCATTGACTCACGGGGGGCTTGCGGTTGATTGGCACAGTTTCCGCGGTGGGCATGAGATTCCGAGAGCGGTGCTGCAGCGGCTAGGGACGTTCATTACCAAGGCGGTTCTTCACGCATGAGTGGCCTGCACTCGTTCGAACTCGCAGGCGCCGACGGCAAGCTGATCCGCGGGGATCGTGCGATGGGGAAGGATCGCCAGATTCTGTTCATCACCGGCTTTCTCTCCAAACGGTGGGGCAACAAAAGTAAGGCACTCGCACAATGGTGTGAGGAACAAGGCTGGGGGTTCTGTTGCTACGATGTGCGAGGCTTTGGCGACTCGGAGGGACAGTTCATCGATTATACGCTCTCGGATTGGATCGCAGACGCGCGGCTCGTTCTGAATAGGCTCAAAGATGGACCGCCTATCACCATCGTCGGCAATTCACTCGGAGGCTGGATCGCCTGGCTGATGGCGCAGGAATGTGCCGACATCGAGCGGCTGGTGCTCATCGCACCGGCGTTCAACATGATGGGCCTGCGGGCGCAATCGATTGCGCCCGAGCGATGCCATGACTGGCATACCGCCGGCTGGATGCCCTGGGACGACGAGCCGGCCCATCGGGACTATCCTCTCGCCTGGAAGTGGGTGGAAGAGAGCAAGGCCTATTGGGGCAGGAGTTTCGATCGGCTGCGGCCGGTCAGCACGGCCATTCTCCATGGCCAGCAAGACCACGTGATTCTGCCGCAAGGCAGCAGTCAGTTCGTCGAGCAGCTACGAGGCCTCGCTCCCTCGTTTCCAATCGACCTCCATCTCGTTCCGGGCGACCATCGCCTGAGTAGTCCTGAGCATCTGGACATGTTTCGACGTCTTGTCGTGGGTGCAACGTAGCGAGAAGGGAGCCATATGCTTGTCTTAATTCATCGAGAATGCGGTGGACCGGCGATAGACGATTCGTCCATCGGCGAATCCTGTGCGATCCCCGTCGACCGGTTTCCCTTTACCTGCTTCAGTTGCCTGGAGGAAATCGACGACGAATCGGAAGTCCGGGTATCGCAAGAAATTGGAATGTAGCCGCGCTCAAATTCTGTAAGGCCAGCTCATCGGCGCGAATGGCCTGGCGGATCAGTTCCTTGCCTTCCTCGCCGCCGGTATCGAGCCTGTCGGACTACGTCCAACTGAACTCTCCGGCACGACCCCGTCCTCAGTGGAAATGTTCGACAGATCCAGGGTAAGGTGTCACCCGGTTCATTGCATTAGAGTAAGAGATCAGACATGTCTTCATCACGACAACATAGCAGCGGGCCGGATTCAGAGGGTCCTGACGTTCCTGAACCGTCACATGCCGAGCGGGCCAAGACGCTTGTGTATTTACAGTCATCGGGTAGTCTCTCGACGCTCTCGCGCAAGCAGCCAGGCTGGCCCTTTGGATCGGTGATGCCCTACGGGTTGGACGAGGAGGGGCAACCGGTCTTTCTGATCAGCACGATGGCGATGCATACGCAAAATCTCCTGGGCGATCCACGGGCCAGCTTGCTCGTGACACCGCCTGAGAGCCGCAGCGATCCGCAGGGTGCGGCCAGGGTGACATTGATGGGGTCTGTGACCAGGGTGCCGAGGGAGGAAGCCGTGCAGGTTCGCGAGCTCTACCTGGCACGCCATGCCAATGCCTCCTACTGGGTGGACTTCGAGGACTTCAGTTTTTTCCGCATGGCACTGGCGGATATCTATTTTGTCGGAGGGTTTGGGTCGATGGGTTGGGTGATGCCGGACGACTACGCGGGGGCGGCGGTGGACCCGCTCGCGGATGAGGCCTCGAACCTCATTCGTGAATTTAATACAGAGCGGGCGGAGACGTTGCTGCTACTTGCCCGTGTATTCGGCAATGCAGAGGCGCAGCAGGCGACAGTGACGGCATTGGACCGGTTGGGCTTTCACCTTCGGCTCACCACTCCAGGCCGAATGCAGGGTGGGCGGGTGGCCTTTGCCAACCCCGTACGCAACGCGTCGGAGGTCAGGGCCGGCCTTGCCGGCTTGGCCGTTCAGGCACAGGCGGGACGCCAGATCCTGCATTCGCTGTAGTCGGTGCTGGTACAAGTTCCTGTGAGCATCCTGCAAGATGGTTCTTTTCAACTCACCAGTTCATCACTAGGTAGGGGAATGCATGGCGAC contains:
- a CDS encoding alpha/beta fold hydrolase, coding for MSGLHSFELAGADGKLIRGDRAMGKDRQILFITGFLSKRWGNKSKALAQWCEEQGWGFCCYDVRGFGDSEGQFIDYTLSDWIADARLVLNRLKDGPPITIVGNSLGGWIAWLMAQECADIERLVLIAPAFNMMGLRAQSIAPERCHDWHTAGWMPWDDEPAHRDYPLAWKWVEESKAYWGRSFDRLRPVSTAILHGQQDHVILPQGSSQFVEQLRGLAPSFPIDLHLVPGDHRLSSPEHLDMFRRLVVGAT
- a CDS encoding DUF2470 domain-containing protein — translated: MSSSRQHSSGPDSEGPDVPEPSHAERAKTLVYLQSSGSLSTLSRKQPGWPFGSVMPYGLDEEGQPVFLISTMAMHTQNLLGDPRASLLVTPPESRSDPQGAARVTLMGSVTRVPREEAVQVRELYLARHANASYWVDFEDFSFFRMALADIYFVGGFGSMGWVMPDDYAGAAVDPLADEASNLIREFNTERAETLLLLARVFGNAEAQQATVTALDRLGFHLRLTTPGRMQGGRVAFANPVRNASEVRAGLAGLAVQAQAGRQILHSL